Part of the Streptomyces sp. f51 genome is shown below.
CCCGATCCGGGCGTCCCCGACGTCGATCGCGAGCCGGCGTCCTCTTCGCATCTTCTCGGCCGATTCTTACTTCGCCGCGGCCACGAGGCGCTGCACGGCGTCGATGGCCTCGCCGACGGCGGCGGGGTTCTGACCGCCGCCCTGGGCGACGTCCGGCTTGCCGCCACCGCCGCCACCGAGGGTCTTGGCGGCGCCGCGGACCAGTTCGCCGGCCTTCAGACCCCGCTCGCGGGCGGCCTCGTTGGTGGCGATGACCGTCAGCGGCTTGCCGCCCACGACCGTGAACAGGGCCACGACCGCGGCCCGTCCGCCCTGGATCCGGCCGCGCACGTCGAGGACCAGCTTTCGCAGGTCGTCGGCGCCCGTGCCGTCCGGGACCTGGCCGGTGACCAGGGCCACGCCGTTGACGTCCTTGGCGGACTCGACGAGACCGGCGGCGGCCTGGAGGACCTTCTCCGCGCGGAACCGCTCGATCTCCTTCTCGGCGTCCTTCAGCTTGCCGAGCATGGCGGAGACCTTCTCCGGAAGCTCCTCCGGGCGGCCCTTGACCAGCTCCTGGAGCTGGGCGACGACCGTGTGCTCACGGGCCAGGAAGTTGTAGGCGTCGACGCCGACGAGGGCCTCGATGCGCCGCACGCCGGAACCGATGGACGACTCGCCGAGCAGCTTCACCAGACCCAGCTGGGCGGTGTTGTGCACGTGCGTGCCGCCGCACAGCTCCTTGGAGAAGTCGCCGATCGTCACGACACGGACGCGCTCGCCGTACTTCTCGCCGAACTCGGCGATGGCGCCCTGCTTCTTGGCCTCGTCGATGCTCATGACCTCGGCCTGGACGTCCAGGTCGCGGGCGAGCACCTCGTTGATCTGCTGCTCGACGTCCGTCATCACGGCCGTCGGGACGGCGGACGGGGAGCCGAAGTCGAAACGGAAGCGGCCGGGCTGGTTCTCGGAACCGGCCTGGGCGGCCGTCGGACCGAGAGCGTCGCGCAGCGCCTGGTGCGTGAGGTGCGTGGCCGAGTGGGCGCGGGCGATGGCCTTGCGACGGCGTACGTCGATGGTGGCCTGGACCTTGGCGCCGACGGTGGCCTCGCCGACCTGGACGACGCCCTTGTGGACGTACACACCCGGGACGGGCTTCTGGCAGTCGCGGATCTCGATGACGGCTCCGGTGTCGACCCGGATGCGGCCGGTGTCACCGATCTGGCCGCCGCCCTCGGCGTAGAAGGGGGTGCGGTCGAGGACGATCTCGACCTCGTCGCCCTCGGTGGCGGCCGGGGAGGAGACGCCGTCGACCAGGATGCCGACGATCGTCGACTCGGCCTCGGTGCCGTCGTACCCGACGAAGTCGGTCTCACCGGCGGCGTCGGCGATCTGACGGTAGGCGCCGAGGTCGGCGTGGCCCGTCTTCTTGGCGCGGGCGTCGGCCTTGGCCTTGTCCCGCTGCTCCTTCATCAGGCGGCGGAAGCCGTCCTCGTCCACCGACAGGCCCTGTTCGGCGGCCATTTCGAGGGTGAGGTCGATCGGGAAGCCCCAGGTGTCGTGGAGCAGGAAGGCCTTGTCGCCGGCGAGGACCGTGCCGCCCGACGACTTGGTGTCGGTGATGGCCGTGTCGAGGATGTTCGTGCCGGCCTTCAGCGTCTTGAGGAAGGCGGCCTCCTCGGCGAGGGCCACGGTCTCGATCCGCTGCCGGTCGGTGACCAGCTCCGGGTACTGCTGGCCCATCATGCCGATGACGACGTCGATGAGGTCCTTGACGACCGGTCCGGTGGCGCCGAGCAGCCGCATGTTGCGGATGGCGCGGCGCATGATGCGGCGCAGTACGTAGCCGCGGCCTTCGTTGCCGGGGCTCACACCGTCGCCGATGAGCATGACGGAGGTGCGCATGTGGTCGGTGACCACACGCAGCGAGACGTCGGAGGCGTGGGCGGCGCCGTACTCGACACCCGTCAGCTCGGTGGCCTTGTTGATGACGGCCATCGAGGTGTCGATCTCGTACATGTTCTGTACGCCCTGGAGAATCATCGCGAGGCGTTCCAGGCCGAGGCCCGTGTCGATGTTCTTGCTGGGCAGCTCGCCGAGGATCTCGAAGTCGTCCTTCGAGATGCCCTCGCCGCGCTCGTACTGCATGAAGACCAGGTTCCAGATCTCCACGTACCGCTCGTCGTTGACGGCCGGGCCGCCCTCGACGCCGAACTCGGGGCCGCGGTCGTAGTTGATCTCGGAGCACGGACCACAGGGGCCCGGGACGCCCATGGACCAGTAGTTGTCCTTCTTGCCCAGGCGCTGGATGCGCTCGGACGGGACGCCGATCTTGTCGCGCCAGATGGTCTCGGCCTCGTCGTCGTCGAGGTAGACCGTGATCCACAGACGCTCGGGGTCGAGGCCGTAACCACCCTTGTCCTGGGGCGAGGTGAGCAGCTCCCAGGCGTAGGTGATGGCACCTTCCTTGAAGTAGTCCCCGAAGGAGAAGTTGCCGCACATCTGGAAGAACGTGCCGTGGCGGGTGGTCTTGCCGACCTCTTCGATGTCGGGCGTGCGCACGCACTTCTGCACGCTGGTGGCGCGCGCCCAGGGGGCCTTGACCTCGCCGAGGAAGTACGGCTTGAAGGGGACCATGCCGGCGGGGACCAGGAGCAGAGTCGGGTCGTCCGCGATGAGCGACGCCGAAGGGACGACGGTGTGACCGCGCTCCTCGTAGAAGCTCAACCAGCGGCGGCGGATTTCAGCCGACTCCATCAGTGGTCCTCATTCCGGTTGTACGAGTACGTCGTGTTGTCGATGTACTTGATCTGCTTGCTGTCGCCGGACTGCCCGCCGCCGAGCGCGCGGAGGCGGCGCTGCGTGGGCAGTTCGGGGTCCGGCTGCCCGTTCAGCCCGAGCACCTCGCCGAGTTCGGCCTCTCGCTGGGCCATCCCGTCGCGGACGTCGAGCGCGAACTCCTTGAGCCGGTGGCCCGCGTCGATCGCCTTGTTGGCGGCCTGTGCCGCGAGGCTCTCGGGGGTCAGCTGCCTGAGCTTGCGGTTTACCTTGGTGGTGGCCCATACACCCGCGGCTGCGCCCGCGGTGAACCAGAACGTACGGCGGAACATCGCTGCGTCAGTCCTTCTTCCGCTTTCCCCGCCGCGCGGACGGGACGGTGCGGCCCACGATCACGGTACGCCGGGACGCTTTGTCGGGCACATTCTCACGACGGCCTCCGATGGCCCGGCGCACGCCGTAGCCGAACGCCGCGACCTTGACCAGCGGGCCGCCGAACGTGGAGGCGACGGTCGTCGACAGCGCCGAGGCGTTCGACGTGACCTCCTGGACGTCCGACGCGATGGCGTCGACCCGGTCGATCTGTGTCTGCGCGGAGCGCACGGCTGCCGAGGCGTCGGCCAGGAGCGGAACGGCCTGCTCGGTCACGTCCGCCACGAGCTTGGTGGTCGCCCTGAGCGTCTGGGCCAGCCTCACCAGCGCGACGGCGAGGAAGGAGACCAGGATCGCCCAGAAGACGGCCACCAGGATCCCGGCCACCTCACCACCGGACACTGTGCACCCGCTCCCTGACTGTGTGCCTGAACATCGAAAAGTCGTCACCCGAGCCTATCGCGCCGGGGCCGTGGCTCCGTACCGCATTTATCCGCTCGGGAGTGTGGAGTTGCGCGAACCGATTGTACGGAGCGCTAACGGGTCAGTACGCTCCGTATCTCATGCACCGTTCTCACCCCGCCCGGCGCTCCGGTCCCGCCGCACCGGGCAATCTGCCCCTGGAACTCGACGCGTTCGTGGGGCGCTCCGAGGAGCTCGCCCGGCTGGCCGAGGCGCTGGAGTCGGTCCGGCTGGTCACCGTGACCGGCATGGGAGGCGTCGGAAAGACGCGCCTGGCCGTGCGCGCGGCCGCGGCGACGGACCCGCGGGACGGGGTGTGGCGCGTGGACCTGTCCGCGGTGCACGATCCGGAACTCGTCGAGTACGCGGTGGCCGAGGCGCTCGGTCTGACGGACCACACGGCGAAGCCGCAGCGCCAGGTGCTGCTCGATCACGTCGCCCGGCGCCGGCTCCTGCTGGTCCTGGACGGCTTCGAGCATCTGGTGGACGTCAGCGCCTCACTGGTGGGCGAGTTGCTGCGGCGGGCGCCGGGGCTGCGGGTGCTGGCGGTGGGGCGCAGACCGCTGGACATCGCGGGCGAGCGGGTGTTCCCGCTGGCCTCGCTGGCCGCGGCGGAGGCGGTCGAGCTGTTCGCGGACCGGGCGGCGGCCCGGGTGCCCGGGTTCGCGCTGGACGAGGGGACCAGGTCCGACGTCCTGGAGCTGTGCCGGCGTCTGGACGGGATCCCGCTGGCGCTGGAGCTGGCGGCGGGGCGCGTCGGCGCCCTCTCCCCCGGGCAGCTGCTCGCCCGGCTCGAGGACCGGTTCCGGCTGCTGACCGGCGGTGTGCGCGACGCGCCGCCGCGGCACCGGACGCTGCGGACGGCGATCGGCTGGAGCCACGAGTTGTGCACACCTGCGGAGCGGCTGCTGTGGGCACGCCTTTCGGTGTTCGCCGGGCAGTTCGACCTGGAGGCCGCCGAGTACGTGTGCAGCGGGGAAGGACTGCCCGCTGACGACGTCCTGGACGTGCTCGGCGAGCTGCTCGCGCAGTCGGTGCTGTCACGCGAGGAGACCACGGCGGGCGTGCGCTACCGGATGCTGGACACGGTCCGGGCCTACGGAGCCAACTGGCTGGAGGCGACGGGCGACGCGGAGCGGCTGCGCCGGCGCCACCGCGACTGGTACATGGGCCTGGTCACCTGGTGCGAGCTGGACTGGTTCTCGCCGCGGCAGGGCGAGGTGGCACAGCGCGTGGAGACGGAACTGCCCAATGTCCGCCGCGCGCTCGAGTACTCGCTGACCGAACCCGGCGAGGCGCATCTGGGCCAGTATCTGGCGGGCGCGCTGTGGTTCTACTGGGTCGGCTGCGGGCGGCTGTCGGAGGGGCGGCACTGGCTGGAGCGCAGCGTCGAGCTCGACGGCGACCGCGACCAGTCACGGCTGAAGGCCCTGTGGGTGCTCGGCTATGTGGCGGTCCTCCAGGGGGACTCGGTGCCCGCGCTGTCCGCGCTCCAGGAGTGCCGTGAGGAGGCGGAGCGCTGCGAGAACGCGGTCGCGGTGGCGTACGCGGAACACCGCACCGGCTGTCTTGCCCTGGTCTCGGACGACATGGCGCGCGCCGAGGTGCTGCTGCGCTCGGCGCTGGACCGCTATCACGAGATCGGGGAGCTCAACAGCAACGTGCTGATGGGCCAGGTCGAACTGGCGATGGCCCTGGCCTTCCAGGGCGACATGCCGGCCGCGGTGAAACTGTGCGAGGACGTCCGCGGGGTGTGCGAGGACCACGGGGAGCGCTGGGCGCTCGCGTACGCGCTGTACGTCCTCGCCTACCAGGCCCACTCCGAGGGCGATCACGCGAGGGCCCGCGGTCTGCTGGAGCAGGGGCTCGGGATCGCGAACGGTTTCCACGATCTGCTCGGTGCCGTTCTCGCGGTCGAGCTGCTCGCCCTGGTCACGGTGGTGGAGGGGGACGCCGCCGAGGCCGCACTGCTCCAGGGGGCGGCGTCGCGGATGTGGCCGTCGGTGGGCCTACCGCTGTTCGGTTCGGCGTACTACAACGCGCCGCACGAGCGGTGCGCGGCCCTTTCCCGGCAGCAGCTGGGCGACGAGCGGTACGAGGAGTGCGTACGCGCGGGAGAGCTGCTCGGGCAGGACGCGGCCGTCGCGCGGGCGCTCGGCGGGGCCGGGGTGCCGGCGCTCGGGGCGGTGCCGTCGCAGCGACGACTGCCCCCGGACGTGCGAGAGCCCGCCGTCTCGCCCACCTCGAAGGGCGGGGAGACGACGGGCTGACGTTGACGCGCAGGTGGTACCGCGTCCGCTGTCGGAAGATCAGCGGGCGTAGTACTCGACGACGAGCTGCTCGTCGCAGATCACCGGGATCTCCTTGCGGTTCGGCTCGCGGTCCAGGCGGAAGGCCAGGGCGGCGAGGTTCACCTGGAGGTAGCGCGGGGTCTCACCGTCGGGGGCGAAGCCACCGGCGCGGGAAACCTCGAACAGCGTCTTGCTGCGGCTGCGCTCGCGGACCATCACGACGTCGTCGGGACGGACGCGGAACGAGGGCTTGTCGACCTTCTGGCCGTTGACCTCGATGTGACCGTGCACGACCATCTGGCGGGCCTGGTAGATCGTGCGGGCGATGCCCGAACGAAGGACCAGCGCGTCGAGACGACGCTCCAGCTCGATGATCAGGGCCTCACCGGTCTTGCCCTGGACCTTGGAGGCACGCTCGTAGGCGCGGACGAGCTGGCGCTCGGACACGTCGTACTGCGCGCGCAGACGCTGCTTCTCGAGCAGACGGACCTTGTAGTCCGAGTTCTGCTTGCGGCCACGGCCGTGCTCGCCCGGCGGGTAGGGGCGGGCCTCGAAGTACTTGACGGCCTTCGGGGTCAGCGCGATACCGAGCGCACGCGACTTCTTGACCTTGGGGCGGGACTGATTCGCCACTGTCTGTATCTCTTTCCTGTTTCCGGCTCACCCGGTTAAAGGAGGTCGCATCCGCAGCCGGGGAAACCCCGCGGGTCCTGACGGACCTGCCGGGCAGCCGCTCCCTGGTCTGGGCACAACGTGCAGCACACGAGTAGCCCACCGACCGTTCCCGGAGACCGGGTGGTGGTGGGCAGCCCGCGACACCTTCGACGGTGCGCGACGCTCCTGGATCCCCTCGCCGTACGCATACGGTGCGGGGTTCCGGCTGGATGTCCCGTTGGGTGATGCCGACCGGAGCCGGACACGGGACGCAGCGCTTCGAGCCATGCTACAGGGTGGTCAGGCGCGTCCTCTACCGAGGTGTTTCCTGGTCCACTCCACCGCGTCGGCGTACCGCGCCTCGGCGCCGTGCCGGGTCGGCGCGTAGTACTCCCGGTCCTTGAGCGTCTCGGGCGCGTACTGCTGGGCCGCGATGCCCTCGGGCAGGTCGTGCGGATACACATACCCCTGGGCGTGCCCGAGCTTGGCCGCGCCCTTGTAGTGCCCGTCGCGCAGATGGGCGGGCACCGGGCCCGTGTGCCCCTTGCGCACGTCCTCCATGGCGGCGCCGATGGCCGTGGTCGCGGCGTTGGACTTGGGGGCCAGCGCGAGGGCGATGGTGGCGTGGCTGAGGATGAGCGCGGCCTCG
Proteins encoded:
- a CDS encoding AAA family ATPase, whose product is MHRSHPARRSGPAAPGNLPLELDAFVGRSEELARLAEALESVRLVTVTGMGGVGKTRLAVRAAAATDPRDGVWRVDLSAVHDPELVEYAVAEALGLTDHTAKPQRQVLLDHVARRRLLLVLDGFEHLVDVSASLVGELLRRAPGLRVLAVGRRPLDIAGERVFPLASLAAAEAVELFADRAAARVPGFALDEGTRSDVLELCRRLDGIPLALELAAGRVGALSPGQLLARLEDRFRLLTGGVRDAPPRHRTLRTAIGWSHELCTPAERLLWARLSVFAGQFDLEAAEYVCSGEGLPADDVLDVLGELLAQSVLSREETTAGVRYRMLDTVRAYGANWLEATGDAERLRRRHRDWYMGLVTWCELDWFSPRQGEVAQRVETELPNVRRALEYSLTEPGEAHLGQYLAGALWFYWVGCGRLSEGRHWLERSVELDGDRDQSRLKALWVLGYVAVLQGDSVPALSALQECREEAERCENAVAVAYAEHRTGCLALVSDDMARAEVLLRSALDRYHEIGELNSNVLMGQVELAMALAFQGDMPAAVKLCEDVRGVCEDHGERWALAYALYVLAYQAHSEGDHARARGLLEQGLGIANGFHDLLGAVLAVELLALVTVVEGDAAEAALLQGAASRMWPSVGLPLFGSAYYNAPHERCAALSRQQLGDERYEECVRAGELLGQDAAVARALGGAGVPALGAVPSQRRLPPDVREPAVSPTSKGGETTG
- a CDS encoding DUF948 domain-containing protein is translated as MSGGEVAGILVAVFWAILVSFLAVALVRLAQTLRATTKLVADVTEQAVPLLADASAAVRSAQTQIDRVDAIASDVQEVTSNASALSTTVASTFGGPLVKVAAFGYGVRRAIGGRRENVPDKASRRTVIVGRTVPSARRGKRKKD
- the rpsD gene encoding 30S ribosomal protein S4, which gives rise to MANQSRPKVKKSRALGIALTPKAVKYFEARPYPPGEHGRGRKQNSDYKVRLLEKQRLRAQYDVSERQLVRAYERASKVQGKTGEALIIELERRLDALVLRSGIARTIYQARQMVVHGHIEVNGQKVDKPSFRVRPDDVVMVRERSRSKTLFEVSRAGGFAPDGETPRYLQVNLAALAFRLDREPNRKEIPVICDEQLVVEYYAR
- a CDS encoding DUF6167 family protein gives rise to the protein MFRRTFWFTAGAAAGVWATTKVNRKLRQLTPESLAAQAANKAIDAGHRLKEFALDVRDGMAQREAELGEVLGLNGQPDPELPTQRRLRALGGGQSGDSKQIKYIDNTTYSYNRNEDH
- the alaS gene encoding alanine--tRNA ligase; protein product: MESAEIRRRWLSFYEERGHTVVPSASLIADDPTLLLVPAGMVPFKPYFLGEVKAPWARATSVQKCVRTPDIEEVGKTTRHGTFFQMCGNFSFGDYFKEGAITYAWELLTSPQDKGGYGLDPERLWITVYLDDDEAETIWRDKIGVPSERIQRLGKKDNYWSMGVPGPCGPCSEINYDRGPEFGVEGGPAVNDERYVEIWNLVFMQYERGEGISKDDFEILGELPSKNIDTGLGLERLAMILQGVQNMYEIDTSMAVINKATELTGVEYGAAHASDVSLRVVTDHMRTSVMLIGDGVSPGNEGRGYVLRRIMRRAIRNMRLLGATGPVVKDLIDVVIGMMGQQYPELVTDRQRIETVALAEEAAFLKTLKAGTNILDTAITDTKSSGGTVLAGDKAFLLHDTWGFPIDLTLEMAAEQGLSVDEDGFRRLMKEQRDKAKADARAKKTGHADLGAYRQIADAAGETDFVGYDGTEAESTIVGILVDGVSSPAATEGDEVEIVLDRTPFYAEGGGQIGDTGRIRVDTGAVIEIRDCQKPVPGVYVHKGVVQVGEATVGAKVQATIDVRRRKAIARAHSATHLTHQALRDALGPTAAQAGSENQPGRFRFDFGSPSAVPTAVMTDVEQQINEVLARDLDVQAEVMSIDEAKKQGAIAEFGEKYGERVRVVTIGDFSKELCGGTHVHNTAQLGLVKLLGESSIGSGVRRIEALVGVDAYNFLAREHTVVAQLQELVKGRPEELPEKVSAMLGKLKDAEKEIERFRAEKVLQAAAGLVESAKDVNGVALVTGQVPDGTGADDLRKLVLDVRGRIQGGRAAVVALFTVVGGKPLTVIATNEAARERGLKAGELVRGAAKTLGGGGGGKPDVAQGGGQNPAAVGEAIDAVQRLVAAAK